Proteins found in one Mytilus edulis chromosome 2, xbMytEdul2.2, whole genome shotgun sequence genomic segment:
- the LOC139510891 gene encoding uncharacterized protein yields MSTLIKNICQHKNLANSNSVGFNSQTDINIVKSILWGCYYLQSAVIIILTYAKFSKQEHMQEKTDRLSHFASQIGLELNAKKTQEMRLHTTSNLRLKAEGTEIQQVDKFTYLGTVVSTEDPTQKDIKSRLAKARSAFQRLRPIRKSKQYNRKTKIRIYNNITVMLNLSF; encoded by the exons ATGTCgacattgataaaaaatatttgtcagcatAAAAATCTAGCTAATTCTAACTCTGTTGGGTTTAATTCTCAGACTGATATAAATATAGTGAAATCTATTCTATGGGG TTGTTATTATCTACAGTCTGCTGTGATTATCATTCTAACTTATGCTAAGTTTTCAAAACAAGAACATATGCAGGAAAAGACAGATCGACTCAGCCATTTTGCAAGCCAAATTGGACTAGAATTAAACGCAAAAAAGACCCAAGAAATGCGACTTCACACAACATCCAACTTGAGACTAAAAGCTGAGGGCACAGAAATCCAACAAGTAGATAAATTTACTTATCTAGGAACTGTGGTTAGTACAGAAGATCCGACACAAAAAGATATTAAAAGTAGGCTAGCCAAGGCAAGATCTGCATTTCAAAGACTACGACCCATTAGGAAGTCCAAACAATACAACAGGAAAACAAAGATCAGGatatataacaatataacagTAATGTTAAATCTGTCCTTCTGA
- the LOC139512376 gene encoding galactosylgalactosylxylosylprotein 3-beta-glucuronosyltransferase 2-like, with protein MANKSTIFLSATSVLLIVYVSLFSVLQHSGRLRDSSLKTHETRYFDSIENDREPVKTESSFNARMNELEAVNYEQSIPHSRVKRNSAEEKEDELQELPIIHVITPTYKRMNQIPEMTRVANTLKNVKALHWIVVEEGNQTLPEVKQLLTKSGIDFTYLSARPYKNLNTSLKGIHQRNKAIFWLRKNVDLSKDGVVYFADDDNTYDLELFEEMRYTKKVSVWPVGFVSRRQYQTPILKNGKVVKFNAWNTENRKFPIDMAGFALNTKMFYFNPQLYFWKTFRVGYQETMFLEICCLLRDLEPKGNGCTKVLVWHTKARDPVIEHSSYNITIQASNNQKYELEKENERVPSIRKSEKKSRS; from the exons ATGGCAAATAAATCGACTATATTCCTGTCTGCTACATCAGTATTACTTattgtttacgtttctttgtTTAGTGTACTTCAACATTCAG GTAGACTAAGAGACTCAAGCTTAAAGACTCATGAGACGAGGTATTTTGATTCAATAGAAAATGATAGAGAACCAGTCAAAACAGAATCTTCATTTAATGCAAGAATGAATGAGTTAGAAGCAGTGAATTATGAACAGTCGATCCCACATAGTAGAGTTAAAAGAAATTCAGCAGAAGAAAAAGAAGACGAACTTCAAGAATTACCAATCATTCATGTAATAACTCCAACATATAAACGCATGAATCAGATACCGGAAATGACAAGAGTCGCAAACACTTTGAAAAATGTAAAGGCTTTACATTGGATAGTTGTGGAAGAAGGAAACCAAACTCTACCGGAAGTCAAACAACTTCTTACAAAATCAGGAATTGATTTTACCTATTTGTCTGCAAGACCATATAAAAATCTAAACACAAGCCTAAAAGGGATCCACCAAAGAAATAAAGCAATATTTTGGTTAcgtaaaaatgttgatttgtcAAAAGATGGCGTTGTCTATTTTGCTGATGATGACAATACGTATGATTTGGAACTTTTTGAAGAG ATGAGATATACCAAGAAAGTATCAGTATGGCCAGTGGGATTTGTATCCAGAAGACAATACCAAACACCAATTCTTAAAAATGGAAAG GTGGTAAAATTTAATGCATGGAATACTGAAAACAGAAAATTTCCAATAGATATGGCAGGATTCGCATTGAATActaagatgttttattttaacccCCAGTTATATTTTTGGAAAACGTTTCGTGTTGGTTACCAAGAGACAATGTTTTTAGAAATATGCTGCTTACTGCGTGATTTAGAACCAAAGGGAAATGGATGCACGAAG gttctTGTATGGCACACAAAAGCCAGAGACCCAGTTATTGAACACTCAAGTTACAACATTACAATACAGGCATCGAACAACCAAAAATATGAACTGGAAAAGGAAAACGAAAGAGTGCCTTCCATAAGAAAATCTGAGAAAAAATCACGTAGTTGA